The genomic window CAGCATCACGCTCGGCCCCGGCGAAACGACGCCGACCAGCAGGATGGACCAGGCAAGTATGAGTTGCGGCAGATATTCACTGAGCATGAGGCGATGCTTTCAGCTTGCTGTTTCGGTACTGGACAGAGGTCGGGTAGGGACCTGATGCCATCCTAGAGCATTTCCGGTGAAAACGGGATCACCAGAAATGCTCTATCTATTTGTTTTGACGCATTTTCGCGGACGACAGGTGATTCCACCTGACTGCGAAATGCTCAAGGTTCGAGTAGCTCATTTTACGAACAAATCAAGAACATGGCAAGATCATTTCGGCGTTGGGTCACCAGCCACGATTTAGCGCGAAGCTGCGTCGGCGTCCCGCTTTCTCAGTTCGTCGCGGATTTCGAGCAGCACCTGAAGCTCGCTCGGGCCGGGCGGCGGATTGGGCACGGCGGCCTGCTCCTCGGCAGCCTTCCTGTGGGCCTCGGCGGTGGCGCGCATACGGTTGATCGCCTTGACCAGCATGAACACCACGAAGGCGATGATCATGAAATTGATAACCGCGGAGATGAACGCGCCATAGGCGAAGATCGCGGCCCCTTCCTCGCGCGCCGCCGCAAGGCTCGCGCCCTCCGGCACGGCGCCGCTCAGGACCACATACATATCGGAGAAATCGATGCCGCCGACGATCAGGCCGATGAGCGGATCGATGAGATCGGAGACCACCGATCGGACGATCGCGGTGAACGCGGCCCCCACGATAATGCCCACCGCCATGTCGACGACGTTACCCCTTGCGATGAAATCACGAAATTCTTTCAGCATGCGCTCTGACCCCTTTTTGGCGATGCATGGCCGCATCGCATTGATAACTTTGAGCGAACTTAGCGCAAGCGCGCGTCCGCTTCCACTCGGGGGCAGGAAAAAATAGTGGAAGGCGCCGACGGGCTAAATCTCCAGGTCGTCCGCCGTGGCGCGTTCCCAGCCCTGTCCCGTCAGATGTTCCTGCGGCTGGAAGCGCTTCTTGTAATCCATCTTCCTGGAGCCCTTCACCCAATAGCCGAGATAGACATAGGGCAGGCCCAGCATCTGCGCGCGCTCGACATGGTCGACAATCATGAAGCTTCCGAGCGAGCGCTTCACATAGGCCGGGTTGAAGAACGAATAGACCATGGAAAGCCCGTCGACCATGAAATCGGAAAGCGCGACGGCCACCAGTTCGCCGTCATCCTCCAGCAGGCCGGTCGCCACGCGATATTCGATCAGGCGGGTCTCCACATGGGTTTCCTCCACCATCACCTTGTAATCGTCGAGGGTCATGTCGGCCATGCCGCCGCGCTGGTGGCGGCTGTCGAGATAGGTGCGGAACAGGTCGAACTGCTCGGTTGTGGCAAAGGCCGGCCGTTCGACGCCGACGAGATCGGCGTTTTTGGCCTGTATCCGGCGCAGCGAGCGGGTGGGGGTATATTCCCCGGCGACG from Martelella sp. NC20 includes these protein-coding regions:
- the mscL gene encoding large conductance mechanosensitive channel protein MscL is translated as MLKEFRDFIARGNVVDMAVGIIVGAAFTAIVRSVVSDLIDPLIGLIVGGIDFSDMYVVLSGAVPEGASLAAAREEGAAIFAYGAFISAVINFMIIAFVVFMLVKAINRMRATAEAHRKAAEEQAAVPNPPPGPSELQVLLEIRDELRKRDADAASR
- a CDS encoding arginyltransferase, producing the protein MNTQTTQSPQFYLTAPAQCPYLEAERERKVFTHLVGPRAGEMNDLLTQGGFRRSQNIAYRPACEHCRACVSVRIVAGEYTPTRSLRRIQAKNADLVGVERPAFATTEQFDLFRTYLDSRHQRGGMADMTLDDYKVMVEETHVETRLIEYRVATGLLEDDGELVAVALSDFMVDGLSMVYSFFNPAYVKRSLGSFMIVDHVERAQMLGLPYVYLGYWVKGSRKMDYKKRFQPQEHLTGQGWERATADDLEI